The following is a genomic window from Mycoplasma bradburyae.
AGCTATAACAATATCAGGAATTTTTTCTCTTAATTTAAGTAAAGCATTAATTACTTTTTTGGTAACCTTCTTTTTTACAGATAATAAAGTACCATCAAGATCAATTCCAATTAATTTAAGTTGATTATTTTCTAAATAAGACATTATATATTCGTTTTGATTGTTTATTTAGTTAATCTAAATATTTAGATAACAAAATTTATCCAATTGAGACAACTTTCTTTTTATTTAAAATACCCAATGAACCTGAAATAATTTTTTTTGCTAAAAGCATTATTAAACCTAATACTATTAGATATACCAAAAATATTTTAAAATTACGTTTATTAGCAGATTCAATCGCTTTTTGAATATCTTGTTCTTCGATTGGCATTTTGCCATAATAATTTTCAATCGATCTAGCTCTAACTGAACTATTAATTATTAAGTAAATTTGTAACACTAAAGTAGTAATACCAATTGAACCATTAACAATAATTGAATAAAGTGGTCAACTATCCAAGTTAGCTTGAGGTTTTAAAACATATAAATAACCAAACGCTTTAGCCTCTTTTATCTGTTCTTGAGTAAAACTATCTGTATTGTTAGCGATCGTAATTAAATTAACAGCAAAAGCAGTTACTAAAGTGACTACAATAGCTATTATCACAGTTATATAAATACCAGCTGACAATCAATTAACATTAATCGGCAAGATTCTTAAGCTTTTATAAGCTCTTTTAATATTAACAGCAATTTGGTTTTTATTAAAAATATGTTCGTGTTTTAATCCGGATTTAATATTAGCATAATTACTTATTGTTCGATAACCAATAAATATCGCAAGAATTGCAAACGGAATAAGCGACCACAAGATATGTCAAGATTTACTATTAAAGTAAATGTATAAACACAATAGCGTTAGCCCTGATCCAAAAAACAGTAATACCAAAATCCCGAAGATTAATTCAATTGAATTGAAAAATATTTCTTTTTTATAAAACTTTGGTATTTTTCTATCTTGTGGTCTTTCTAAAGATAATTCTGCTTGATCTTGATAATTAGATAATTCTAGTGAAGCTGAATTGTAATGATTATTATAAAAATTATTAGCCTGTCGATCTAATTGAATTGCTTGAGGTACAGCTAAACCATCACCATATTTATTATGGTTTGAAGGAACACCTAAATCCAGTGTTTTTGTTTCATTATTGTCCATTTAGTTACCTCATTACCTAACTATTATTTTATTAATAATCAGTATCAAAATCAATATCAAACATATTAGTAAAGTCTAGATCATTCATAGAATTACCACTTTCAAGAGCAGGTAATCTTAATCTATCCATACCATAGATAGCATCGATATCATCGAATCCGCTTGTTATTTCAAAATCATTAATTTTGAAATTCTCATCTAAATATGTATTGCGGTTTGAATAAATTAAATCGTTAGAACTGAAGATATCATTATCAATACTTTCTAAATCATTAAAGAATTCTCTTGGTTGGTGATCGATGAAGTATTCATAATTATTATTATCAATTAATGAATCAAAGCGTTTGAAACTACCGTAGTTATTTCCATAACTGAATGGATTTTGTTGTAATTGAGTTTTGTACAACTGTTCATAGTTTCGTTTGACATCTTGTCTAGGAGCAAATCTAGAATTATCAAAAGCCATTCTTGGTTGAGGTTGTGGTTGAATAAACGGTTTTCTTTCTTGTTTATTGTTAATTAAATCGTTAATTCTCTTGTAATCAGATTTAATTTTTCTGATTTGTTGAGCATAAATTGACTTAAGATCGCTAATCTTCTTATTGTAGAAGCTGATAGCTCTAGATTTGTTAGCGTGTTCTGTTCGTAATTGTTGGATTTGTTCTTGAGCAAAACGATAATCATTTTTATTAACAGCGCCAGATCTTAAATCATTTTGAATCTTATTAATTTGAGCAATGATTAATGGTAGATCTTTTTGCAATAAACTGATTTCATTTTTCAGTGTAGATAAGATATAGTTGTAATTCTTAGTCGCTTCTCTTTCAGAGTTTTTAAGAATCATCTTAACTTCATTAACACTTTGTTTAATCTTAGCTTGGTATTCCTCTGATTTGAATACATTGCTAGTTGTTAATTGAACGTCTTCGTAATTAATGATTCGATCTAGTAATTCGTATAGATCATAGTTGTTTTCATTAATTAATGATAACGAATTATCAAATTCAAATTCGTTTGTTTGATTAATGAAATCAGATGCAAGTTGTTGTTTTCTTGTAATTTTAGGAGCTGAAGGATAAATTTCTTCACTAATTTCAGAAGTTACAGCTAATTGGTTAGCTTTAACTTCGTCACGAATTTCGTCCATTTCAGAACGTAATTCATCTTTAATATTGTTAAACGATTCAATTTGACGTTTTGATAATTCTTCAAATTTAGCAAAGTATTGTTTGAATAACTCTTCAGAACGTTTTTCTAAGAATTGTTTCAATTCTGCAATATCCTTCTTATATTCTTCGTTAGGTACAGCGATTTGATTAGTTATATTTTCTTGTTGTTGAGTTTGTTGGCTGTCACTCACAACAATTGGTTGAGATTCTTCTTCTAATTCAACAACGACATTTGTAAATGAATCATCTGCATGATTAATTAATTGATCAAGCTCATCTTGTTCATCTAATTGAATGTAGTTATCATTATCTTCTGTTTTAATAATGATATCTTCAACTTTTTTGTTATCAGAAGAACTGAATGAGTGAATCTTAGTAATTGGTTGATCGTCTTCTTCAGCTAAAGCACTAACTTCATCTAAGATAACATCAATTGGATCTATATTTGGTTGTAATTGAACTTTAAGTTCTTCTCTAGTTGATATATTAATATCATCTTGTTCAATTGGATCTAAAGCAGTTACTAAATCATCATTAAGTGCTAATTCTTCAACTTTTTGTTCAGATTGAACATTACTAAAGTCTTGTTTAGCAAAATTAAATCCGTAATTATCAAGCGCTTTTTCAGAATCAAAGCTTGGTTTGTAATTATTCAATAATGATCTTTCGGTTTCTTGAACTTTTTCGATTTGATCATCTTCAATCGGAGCAATTACATCGATTGAATCAACTTCTTCGAATTCTTCATAGTTATTTTGCTCTTGAACTTGAGCAACTTCTTTAACCACAGGAAGTTCAAAACCAACACTTTCAAATGATTTAGAGTCTTCAAATGTAGGTTTGTAACTATCTAAAGCAGAACGTTTTTCAGATGATAATTCATCTTGTTCAATAGGAGTAATTACATCGATCAGTTCAACTTCTTGAACTTCATTTTCTTCAGGTTGTTTAGATGCAGGTAATGCAAAACCAACACTTTCAAATGATTTTTGATCATCAAATTTAGGTACATAAGATTCTAGAGATGAACGTTCGTGTTGTTCTTGTACCTGTTCAATAGGCTGAAGTGCGTTAACTTGTTCAATAACTTCAACTTCTTTTTCGATAGATTCTACTTGAACTTCAGTTATAAGTTTAATTTCATCTTTAGCTGGAATGATCGCTAAACTTGTATTTAGATTAACTGGTTTAGCTTCGTGAGCTTCTAGAAGTAAAACTTGTGGATCTTGTTTTAAGAATTCACTCAAATTACTTACTCTAGTTTCTTCTAACAATGGAACAACTTCATTTATTTTTAATTCTTCTAAATAACTTAAGTTCTTCTTATCAAATTGTTCTTCTTTTTTCTCGAATCCAGAGAATACATAAACATTACTCTTCTTAGAAGTTGAAGCTTTATCTAAATTAATTACATCTAAATCATTGATGTAGCTAAAGTTATCAAATTCTTCTTTTTCTTCTCTAGCTTTGATCTTATTAAATTCTTCACGAAGACTATTGATATCAATT
Proteins encoded in this region:
- a CDS encoding MSC_0882 family membrane protein — encoded protein: MDNNETKTLDLGVPSNHNKYGDGLAVPQAIQLDRQANNFYNNHYNSASLELSNYQDQAELSLERPQDRKIPKFYKKEIFFNSIELIFGILVLLFFGSGLTLLCLYIYFNSKSWHILWSLIPFAILAIFIGYRTISNYANIKSGLKHEHIFNKNQIAVNIKRAYKSLRILPINVNWLSAGIYITVIIAIVVTLVTAFAVNLITIANNTDSFTQEQIKEAKAFGYLYVLKPQANLDSWPLYSIIVNGSIGITTLVLQIYLIINSSVRARSIENYYGKMPIEEQDIQKAIESANKRNFKIFLVYLIVLGLIMLLAKKIISGSLGILNKKKVVSIG